A genomic window from Bradyrhizobium lupini includes:
- a CDS encoding HipA domain-containing protein, producing the protein MFWKGRWYKPLATTATTHILKPRIDRLPNGLNLSYSVENEFFCQLTAALGLPSAAIAIEEFEGNRVLVVERFDRRWTGDNRPLHLPQEDCCQALSVPPP; encoded by the coding sequence TTGTTCTGGAAAGGGCGTTGGTACAAGCCGCTGGCGACTACAGCCACGACGCACATTCTCAAACCGCGGATTGACCGACTACCGAACGGCCTCAATCTTTCCTACAGCGTCGAGAATGAGTTCTTCTGCCAGCTGACAGCAGCTCTCGGACTTCCGAGCGCCGCCATCGCGATCGAGGAGTTTGAAGGCAACCGTGTGCTCGTGGTTGAGAGGTTCGATCGCCGCTGGACCGGCGACAACCGCCCCCTACATTTGCCTCAAGAGGATTGCTGCCAGGCTTTGTCCGTGCCGCCGCCTTGA
- a CDS encoding HipA N-terminal domain-containing protein: MNAHCRTPFVGAIDFRDPSWLAWEHALPVSLSLLCVRDRYIGAAVVAVSDNLLPDSMPIRHRMAERVHAQGIDAYDLLTGVGRDCVGPLQFLPDGIEPGRCRGC, translated from the coding sequence GTGAACGCGCATTGCAGAACACCATTCGTCGGCGCAATCGACTTCAGAGATCCGTCCTGGCTTGCCTGGGAGCATGCGCTGCCCGTGTCGCTATCTCTGCTCTGCGTGAGGGACCGCTATATCGGTGCCGCTGTCGTCGCCGTTTCCGACAATCTCCTGCCCGACAGCATGCCCATCCGCCATCGTATGGCGGAGCGAGTCCACGCTCAGGGCATCGACGCTTACGACCTACTCACTGGTGTCGGACGGGACTGCGTCGGCCCATTGCAATTCCTGCCGGACGGCATCGAACCCGGGCGCTGCCGGGGCTGTTGA
- a CDS encoding response regulator transcription factor yields MRESLVNLFRSIGLDVVAFGSAQELLQSELPDVPSCLVLDIRLPGLSGLELQIELAKLRVHIPIIFITAHGDIPMTVKAMKNGAIDFLGKPFRDQELLDGVVAAIEQDRKRRAIDKVVTKLQSLFEALSPREQDVLRLVATGLLNKQVAAELGLAEITVKIYRGHVMKKMGARSLADLIRMAERLGIGTDRFRVQT; encoded by the coding sequence ATGCGCGAATCGCTCGTCAACCTGTTTCGTTCGATCGGTCTAGACGTTGTTGCTTTCGGATCGGCCCAAGAACTGCTCCAGAGCGAGCTTCCTGATGTTCCCAGCTGCCTTGTGCTTGATATCAGACTGCCGGGCTTGAGCGGGCTGGAGCTCCAGATTGAATTAGCCAAACTGAGGGTTCACATTCCCATTATTTTCATCACCGCTCATGGCGATATTCCGATGACCGTCAAAGCGATGAAGAATGGAGCAATCGATTTTCTCGGCAAGCCGTTTCGCGATCAGGAACTGCTCGATGGAGTGGTCGCAGCGATCGAACAGGATCGCAAGAGACGAGCTATAGACAAGGTTGTCACGAAGCTGCAGTCCTTGTTCGAGGCTCTAAGTCCACGAGAGCAGGATGTCTTGAGACTGGTCGCCACGGGCCTCTTGAACAAACAGGTAGCCGCGGAACTCGGGCTTGCCGAGATTACAGTCAAAATCTACCGGGGGCACGTGATGAAGAAGATGGGTGCTCGATCACTAGCCGATTTGATTAGAATGGCGGAGAGGCTGGGAATTGGGACCGACCGTTTCAGAGTACAAACCTAA